The DNA region CCAGACATTTCCGTAGATATCAATATCTACCGAGTTGATGTAGTTATCAGGAAGGTTGCTGTTCGCTTTGTTAAAAACAGTCCATACACCATTGTCGTATCTGCCGAAGCCCTCTGTAGTGGCTACCCAGATTCTGTTTTGCTTCTCGATCACAAAATCTAGAATGTAATTGTCGGGTATCCCGGAGTTGGAGCGATCGAAGATGGTCCAAGCCTGCCCGTCATACTTTACAAGTCCCTTCCCGTTGGTAGCGAGCCATTTGTTGTCCTGATAATCAATCAGAATTTTATTGATTGTGTTCATCGGCAGTGGTGAATTGGAAGAGTTCCAGTTTTGCCACCAGTCGGCGGGATTTTCTTTCATCTCCAAAGCCATTGTATCCTGCTGGTCACGGGCAACAAGCGTATAGAAAGTGGTGTCCACATATTTGCTCAACTTCAGATCAATTTTATAGAATCCCGGCTCGAGCCCTTCAAGTACAGTTGGCGTGGTTTTCCCCGTATTTTTGTTGTTGAAGAAGACAACAGCACCCTGAGGTTGTGAAACAACAGTAAGACTGCTGAATTTCAAACCCGGAAGCACCGGTGGCTCTTCCTCACACCCGGCGAAGAAAACCGTGAGAAGCAGAAGGAAAAAGAGTGATTTACGCATTCGATCTTTGTTATTGAACGATTATTGACTGATTAATCCACTTGCTGAAAAAGAGATTCCAACAGGTTACAATTTACGAATTTTTTTTTACTTTAAAAGCTCCCAGATTGCCTCTGATAGAGAACTATCTTAAAATAGTGCGATGAAGCTATAATGTGTTCCAAAATCTGTGCCTGAAAATCCTCGTATTTCAGAAATGTGGTCTCTGATGTGAATGCATATATCTCCAAAGGAATTCCC from Bacteroidota bacterium includes:
- a CDS encoding PEGA domain-containing protein codes for the protein MRKSLFFLLLLTVFFAGCEEEPPVLPGLKFSSLTVVSQPQGAVVFFNNKNTGKTTPTVLEGLEPGFYKIDLKLSKYVDTTFYTLVARDQQDTMALEMKENPADWWQNWNSSNSPLPMNTINKILIDYQDNKWLATNGKGLVKYDGQAWTIFDRSNSGIPDNYILDFVIEKQNRIWVATTEGFGRYDNGVWTVFNKANSNLPDNYINSVDIDIYGNVWLGTYTAGLVKFDGVSFKVYNSGNSGLPTNRINAVKSDGVGNVFCGTHGEGIALLSQATGNWTIYNTVTSNIPGQFVNRIVIDQKGDLWIGYIGAVSPVGVSSFNGKYFTNYTPGNSGITGSIVSGIAVSNLGNVWVSTADAGVFFLTHGKFKRYTTANSGIKDNSALSIAIDRNENKWIGAGGLNFYVGGKE